tggaatactgcatccagttctggcctccccagttcaagagagacagggaactactggtttggaaagagtccagcatagggcaacaaagacaattaagggattggagcatctccctgatgaagtaAGGCCGAGGGAACTGggattctttagcctggagaagagaaggctgaggggagaccttattaatgcttacaagtatctaaagggtggtttggagaaggatggagccggactcttctcagtggttcccagtgacaggacgaggggaaacgggcacaagctggaacatgggaagttccatccaaatatgaggaaaaacttctttctggtgagggtgacagagccctggaacaggctgcccagggagggtgtggagtcccctttctctggagattttcaagacccacctggatgcagtcctgagtaatgtgctctgggcaatcctgctttagcaggggagttggactagatgatctctagaggtcccttccaactctgacaattccatgattccgtgattctgtgacagatGTTCTGCTGGATCTCATACATACCAAGAAGGGAGGGCTTGTCACAGATGTGAAGATCAAagacagcctgggctgcagtgacaaTGAAATGGTGGATtccaaggggagggaggagggtaaACAGCAAGCTCACAACCTGGGCCTGTAGGACAGCAGACTTTGGTGTCTTTAAAGATCAGCTTGGAAAATTGCTGTGGGAGAAAGGTCTGGAGGCAACAGAGGCCCAAGACgtctggttaatattcaaggaccacctcTTCCAAGCTCAACGGCAGTCCATCCCAATGAGCAGAAAGTCAGGAAAGCATGCAAGGAGGCCTGCATGCATGAACTAGGAGCTCCTGGCCAAATTGAAACACAAGAACGAAGCAAGCACAGTTAACCTGGGAGGAATCCAGGGACACTGTCCAAAGCGTGCAGGGATGAGGTTAGCAAagccaaagcccagctggaagTGACTCTGAAAACAGGGgtcaaaggcagcaagaagggcTTCTTTAAGGGCACGGGTGACAAAAGAAAGGCTGGGGATTTGTGGTCCCACTGATGAAGGAATGGCCCTTCTGTGATGCTGCGCAGGCTGGCAACACAGGACATGGAAAGGCTGAAGGGCTGAaagccttcttggcctcagtctTTACAAGCAAGATCAATATTGAGGAATCCTATGTCCTTGAGACTGGGAACAAATATCGTTGGAAGAGGATAACTTGagggaatacttaagcaaactGGAGGCCTCCCTCAAAATTTGTACATCTTGTAGACAATGGTAACAGTCAGATTATTTGGAAGTCAAAAATCTTCTGATTATCTGTGTGCCATGCcaagacttgatttttttcttcaatcctGATGCTCTCCACCCATAATATCCTGGTGGTGGCAGAGGGCccatgtaaatttatttttcagcagcatTGAAATAATGGGTGAAATAAATTTTGCAGCCCTCAATACCCAGAGTTGGGGAAGGCTGCTTAGTTTCCTGGCTAAAAGATAAAAAGAGTCCATGaaacccagcagagcagcccacCTGCACCCTACAAGTGACCACTGGAGTGAGTTGGGAGAGAAAGACAAGACACATCCTCACGCAGGGAAGCCCTTGGGTGACCAGCCAAAGATTCCAGGGTTGGGAGCAGGTGGGTCCCTTCCTGTCACTGCAGCCATGGGCAACCCCACCAGGGTGCCCCAGGCCAACATCACTTGCCTGCACTGCACCCATCCGGCACCTGAGCTGAGGCTTCAGCAGGCACTGACACATTCCTGCCCCAGAAATTATGGGGTCTCTCAGTCCCAGCACTCAGAAGAAGCCTCTGTGAGGGAAGGTGAACAGCGTAAGCCAGGAAATGAGAAGGCGGCATCGGGGAAAACAACCACCCATCCCATGTcattagctgggatgttttctgctcctcatgagCAGCTTAGAAAATGGCCACTTCTGCAGAAGCTTCCTCTGGGCCTGCGACAGGTCAGGGCCACCACAAAAGCCAGCCCAACCCCTCgctctctcatccacttctctctcctccttctccttgagaGCCAGGTGAGTCTGAAGCCCTTTCCCCATGTCGTTTTCTGCTCATGCAGATCTGTACTCCTCCGTCCAGGGGTGGGCTGTGGTGCTGCTTCCTATGAGAGGGTGAAGAGGAGTGAACGCCTGACTCAGTGTCTGGGACTTGGTTGAGGGAGCTGTTCTCTTAAGAGACAGGCAGAGGCCTCCTTGGGTCTGGCGACGCTACTTTACTTTGCAAAGAGAATCTGGATCTTGGCTGAGGTTGTCCTTCACTGAAAATACTGGCAGCAGCCTGGTTGGGCATGGACGATCCTTAGAGAACTGTGTCTGGAAACCCTTTTGCCCCACTGCACAGTTTCTGACTTCTGGCTCAGCAGGTGCTTTTGACATGCTTGTGGTGGAGGGACAGACTCCTGGTAGACTGCTCCTCGTGTGTGCCTGTGCTCTACTGCCTCTTtaccctctctcccaggtgcacctgcagcccagagacatgtcctgctacaaccagtgccagccctgccggccctgtggcccgaccccactggccaacagctgcaacgagccctgtgtcaggcagtgccagaactccaccatcgtcatccagccctcccccgtggtggtggccctgcccggacccatcctcagctccttccctcagaacactgtggtgggatcctccacctctgctgctgttggcagcatcctcagctgtgatggagtgcccatcacctctgggtgctgtgacctctctggcatttccagctgctactatggcagaaggtgcCCCCCCTGCTAAATCAACTGGTGACAGCCCTGACAAGGACCTCCAGGAACCTGGTGCTGGACTGAAGACAGAGCTCCTGGCCATCGATTTCAGAGAGGCTGAGCATCCAGTGCTGCCCTTCCAAAGGAGACCTGCTGGGGCTCTCTGAAAACATGGACAAAATCTAACTTCCCTGCCTGATTCTTTCTCCCATCTcttgtcttctgttcttctgggCTGTAAGACACACAAAGACAATGTCGGACGTCTGCTGGCATCTCTTCCCCTGTGGAAAGGCCTAGGTGAtctcagctgctttcagcagcttcttgtcctctccctgctctggccGCCTCCTCTACAAGTGAACTTGTTTCCCACTTCGGTCTCATTAAAGTTTtctgcatcctcacctctgcctccacGTAATCCTTTTCTTGGTGGACGCTGTCTCATATTACCAAGGAAGAAAGACATTGCCTTGGGTGgtgggggacaaggtgggggcacaagcagaagaggaaggggagggtgggacACAGGGCAATGGGCCTCTTCCAGCCACTgtctcttggagctgaggaagacgtTACggagctccagcacagccagtggGTATCAGGCCCTGtattccagcatctctgctcacATACGATCCGCTGGCCTCAGAGCATGTCCTGCAGTAGGGAGACTGACCACTGCTTTCCCTTAGGGAGGAGcttggtgctgctgggtgctTTGAGGCCTGTGTGGAAGGgaattcctcctgctctggatagccctgtgctgggaaaagaacCTCAGTCAGAAGATGGCCCCAAAGGATGCAGGAGTGACGATGGCAtaagaaaaagccttcaaaacagcccctgaccttctcctcctcatcctcccacatGTCCCCTGaatgagtgtcctggtttgaggtaaaacagaaaccattttctgttcagtaattttgctttgtaagctgggcctcttctaactaactcaaATCTGAcgttaacagcatattgttcaaaaACTGTCCACTCTCACCGTGAGAAGAcatgattataccaaggaatggcatgcagagaggctcttgtttatatttactgctataacaaccaaggtcaggtaacttcattATTAGCCCTTTTAGAGCAACAGAAGCAggaaagtgtagaggggtcacacctgtaggcaggagcggacaggacaggtgacccaaaactgaccaacagggtattccattccatctgcaccgtgctcagtataaaggctgagggatcaaagggtcaactttctttcttcaacagacaatgtctgaggaggaccctgtctgttcatctgcctttgatcccgatccgagcatccctgactccagatccaaaatccagctcctgtccgtcgcCAAGTCCAGTCTGTGacatttccctgtgcctgctggtgttGTGGTCGTCAGCTttatacggttttgtatatactgtatactgtttttcctttttccccttttttcatcttattatttttcttattattattatctattatttcaatatttattaatattgtcATTGAAGTAGTTTACTTTCTCAAAATTCATAAATCTCATTATCTCTTCCTATCTTCTCTTTGAAGAGGAGCGAgtgaggggccatctgtcattctggttggccaatccagccaaaacTATGAAAATGAGGGAGCATGGCAGGACTCCTCTTCATCCTCTACCCGAAAAGAGTTCCCTGCACAGACCAGCAGTTACACAGATGTGCAGGGCTGAGGGGACTCATAGGTTGATGTTAAAACCAGCGTGGCCAGGCCACACCTGAGGGCACTCATGTCTCTcacacaaccccagctcccaTCAGACAGGGCACCGCAATGACCTTAGAGACTTTCaccaccttctctttcttctcaggcCACTGACAGTGTCCTCTCCTGGAAGAGGATCTtgtcctgcagaacactgcatgtGCAGTAGTGCTGCCAGATGACACCCGAGGGCTCCTTCCCCCAACCTCAGCCTTGCACAGAcacaccctccccctcccctgggttcttgcacagccaaggaagctccCTGCACCGGGGTGTCTtgcacagcacagaggtacaaGGCACTGTCAGAGACCTCGACTTCcttcagctgcaggaggctgtatttCCCCGTGGTGTTCAGCTCAGTGGTGAAACGGCCACTGCGCTTGCGGCCACCTGATGCCTGTGAGGAGACCAGCTGGGGACCTTGTCCTTTTCTCTGCTGGTACCAGAGCAAGCCTTCAAAGTAGGAGCTCTGGTACGTGCAGGTGGTTTGGAAGGagtctctctgcttcactgtgacttctccttcttgctgggtgacaGTGACCTGTCCCATGGTGCCTGGAAGAAATCAAGGAACAGTGACTGTGCAGGGAAAGGCTCTGAGATGTAAAACAAGGGCAGAGgcaaaatgtcagaggagaagactccctgtgcctttctctgcagcaagagccCCATGGATGGGAACAGCATGGCAGTGAGCATCTTTGGGCAGGAGGCCTGAGACCTCAGCTCAGCTTGGATCCCACAGCACAATAATGCCAATTATCTCCCACAGGTTACTcccagaggagagctgtgctttcaCCCAGGTCTTtggtctctgctctcctgctgcccGGAGTCTCCAGGGAACCAGCCTGTGGTGTCTGACCCTCCTGTGAGGGCCCCAGAAAACCTCCAGACAGGTGAGAGAT
The Numenius arquata chromosome 23, bNumArq3.hap1.1, whole genome shotgun sequence genome window above contains:
- the LOC141474657 gene encoding feather keratin Cos2-3-like, with product MSCYNQCQPCRPCGPTPLANSCNEPCVRQCQNSTIVIQPSPVVVALPGPILSSFPQNTVVGSSTSAAVGSILSCDGVPITSGCCDLSGISSCYYGRRCPPC